A window from Hemicordylus capensis ecotype Gifberg chromosome 2, rHemCap1.1.pri, whole genome shotgun sequence encodes these proteins:
- the LOC128348130 gene encoding uncharacterized protein LOC128348130: MEKSSILSTRPEVLSVENIAKVRNRLASLGALSKALESCLDHAMLKFSREESCLQENARLVVRCEKKQLEFVSGQGESSIEVSTVQRSLHYKVQLPRFGETVKKSPCGHLLLSAENLEKIAAEIVCLREVTKGLKAGLEYAQSRFLQEPIRIQENCCMVIERDGRTLKLVSGDGQNYIYIYPNADGEIQYDIEFASFLDRFVRALTPTTW, translated from the coding sequence ATGGAGAAATCTTCCATTTTATCAACCCGGCCTGAAGTACTTAGTGTAGAGAACATTGCCAAAGTGCGCAACCGGCTGGCATCTCTGGGTGCTCTTTCCAAGGCCCTGGAGAGCTGCCTAGATCATGCCATGCTGAAATTTAGCCGTGAAGAGAGCTGCCTGCAAGAGAATGCCCGGCTGGTGGTACGCTGTGAAAAGAAGCAGCTGGAGTTCGTCTCAGGCCAGGGAGAGAGCAGCATTGAGGTTTCCACGGTGCAAAGGAGTCTTCATTATAAAGTTCAGCTCCCCAGATTTGGCGAAACGGTAAAGAAGTCGCCCTGTGGGCATTTGCTGTTGAGTGCAGAGAACCTGGAGAAGATAGCAGCTGAGATCGTCTGCTTGAGGGAAGTGACCAAAGGCCTAAAGGCAGGCTTGGAATATGCCCAGAGCCGCTTTCTCCAGGAACCCATCCGCATCCAGGAAAATTGCTGCATGGTGATAGAGAGGGATGGCCGGACACTCAAATTAGTTTCTGGGGATGGACAGAATTACATCTACATTTACCCAAACGCAGATGGGGAGATCCAATATGATATTGAGTTTGCTTCCTTTTTGGATCGTTTTGTGAGGGCTCTAACTCCCACTACCTGGTAA